A region of the Roseobacter denitrificans OCh 114 genome:
ACAATGTATTTGCCACCCCGGTCTGGTCCCGCGCTTTTGAACAAGGTGCAGACGTGGTGATCTATTCAACCACCAAACACATCGACGGACAGGGGCGGACCCTTGGCGGCGTCATCCTTGGCACCACGGATTTCATCCGCAAGACCGTTGAACCCTACATGAAACACACCGGCGGTTCTATGAGCCCGTTCACGGCCTGGGTCATGCTGAAGGGTCTTGAAACGCTGGATCTGCGGGTGCGCGCGCAGACTGAGAATGCGATGGCCTTGGCCACGGCGCTGGAGGGGCATGAAAAGCTCAACCGCGTGATCTATCCCGGTCTTGCCAGTCACGGCCAGCATGATCTGGTCCAGCGGCAGATGGGAAAAGGCGGCACGGTACTGGCCATTGATCTGGCCGGGGGCAAGGACGCGGCCTTCCGGTTTTTGAATGCCATCGAGGTCGGGGTGATCTCCAACAACCTCGGTGACGCCAAAACCATTCTGACCCATCCGGCAACCACGACGCACCAGCGTTTGCCGCAGGATCAGAAAGATGCACTGGGGATTTCGGCTGGCCTAATTCGGATCAGCGTAGGGATTGAAGATCAGGAAGACCTGCGAAAGGACCTTTTTCAGGCTTTGCGTCATGTTTAGCGCGGCGTTGATAAACATATATAAAACAATGTTTTAGGTTGATTTTCCGGCGGTGCTGGCGCCTGGAGTGGGCAAATATGCACCATGTATTTCCCTCTATGATTGGCAGACAGTTAATGCTGCCCTATGTTGCTACTTCGAAGACGCACAGGGATCATCGCGATGAACATTCACACACCCGGATTAGAGCTCACACCAGACAGAGATGAGGCGCAGGCAGCGCTTGATGTGTTGCGCCAGTGGGCCAAACAGGCGACCCCGGCCGAGATCAGCGAGCTTGACCCATCCGTCGCCCGCCTTGTCCCGGGCATGGACGGTGTGGAGTATCCGGCGCTGTCGCGTGAGTATCCAAGCGACTTTTCCTTGGACGATGGCTATAAGGAAACGCTGCCTGATTTGCAGAATGGTCCGTCGAGCCTGATCCGTGGGACGAAACAGCAAATCCAGCATGTAGGGATCTCCAACTTCCGCCTGCCGATCCGATTCCACACGCGCAGCGGTGGGGATATCACGCTGGAAACATCCGTGACCGGCTCGGTCAGCCTTGAGGCGGACAAGAAGGGCATCAACATGTCCCGGATCATGCGCAGTTTTTACAAACATGCAGAAGAAACCTTCAGTTTTGAGGTAATCGAAGCCGCGCTTGATGCCTATATCAATGATCTGGAAAGCTTTGACGCCCGCATTCAGATGCGGTTCAGCTTCCCGATGAAAGTGGATAGCCTGCGGTCTGGTTTGTCCGGGTACCA
Encoded here:
- the metZ gene encoding O-succinylhomoserine sulfhydrylase; its protein translation is MKKDLKPRTRAVHAGTRRSQYGEVSEAIFLTQGFVYETAEQAEARFIEAGPDEFIYARYGNPTVAMFEERIAALEGAEDAFATASGMAAVSGALTSMLKAGDHVVSARALFGSCLYVLEEILTRYGVEVTFVDGTDLAQWESAIRDDTRAVFFESISNPTLQVVDIEAVASLAHAKGAMVLVDNVFATPVWSRAFEQGADVVIYSTTKHIDGQGRTLGGVILGTTDFIRKTVEPYMKHTGGSMSPFTAWVMLKGLETLDLRVRAQTENAMALATALEGHEKLNRVIYPGLASHGQHDLVQRQMGKGGTVLAIDLAGGKDAAFRFLNAIEVGVISNNLGDAKTILTHPATTTHQRLPQDQKDALGISAGLIRISVGIEDQEDLRKDLFQALRHV
- the folE2 gene encoding GTP cyclohydrolase FolE2, with the protein product MNIHTPGLELTPDRDEAQAALDVLRQWAKQATPAEISELDPSVARLVPGMDGVEYPALSREYPSDFSLDDGYKETLPDLQNGPSSLIRGTKQQIQHVGISNFRLPIRFHTRSGGDITLETSVTGSVSLEADKKGINMSRIMRSFYKHAEETFSFEVIEAALDAYINDLESFDARIQMRFSFPMKVDSLRSGLSGYQYYDIALELVDQGGVRKKIMHLDYVYSSTCPCSLELSEHARATRGQLATPHSQRSVARISVEVENDGQCLWFEDLIEACRRAVPTETQVMVKREDEQAFAELNAANPIFVEDAARLFCEQLHSDTRIGDFRVIASHQESLHSHDAVSVLMEGETFKSESLDPKLFNTLFHVG